The Candidatus Neomarinimicrobiota bacterium genome contains the following window.
ATTTATTGAAGATGACGTCAGGTTGTTGGAAGAATTCAGCGACGTGAAATGGATCTGTGCCCACGGTCTCTTCACCGCAGTACGCATTAAGTGGTCCATGCTGTTTAGCGATGTAGGAATTGCGTGGTTTGCATCTGTTTATAGCGCTATTCTGGTTTTCACAGCACGGTTCTTGCGTAAAACATCCATCATTATTGTGGGCGGTGCCGACCTCATTACAGATTCACATCTCGGATATGGTCTTCTTCTGTCACCCTGGAAGCGGCCTTTCATCCGGTATGCCTTGAGAAGGGCTACACATGTTCTTCCCACTTCGGAACATTTGAGACGGGCGGCTCTGGAGGTGGGAGAGTATGAGGGCGATAATCTGTCGACTGTACCGCCCGGTCTCGACAGCAACTTTTGGCAACCCGGGGACCAAAAAGAAAATATAATCTTAACTGTGGCCAGATGCACCACAAAGGACCGTATCCTTATCAAGGGCATCGATCTGCTCTTTCAGGTGGCAGAAGAGATGAGCGACATCTCTTTTCAGATCCTCGGTGTTGAGGAGAACCTTCTCTCTAGAAACGACTTCGTAGTTCCAAAGAATGTTATTGTCTCTCCTTCCATGTCGCAAGAAAAGCTACTCAATTATTATCAGCGGAGTGCTGTATACTGCCAGTTGAGCAGGGTAGAATCCTTTGGCATTGCTACGGCTGAAGCCATGCTGTGCGGATGCGTCCCCGTAGTCACCGATGTTGGTGGTTTGCCGGAAGTGATTGGTGACAGCGGTCTTCTTGTTTCACCAGACAAACCTGAGACCTTCGCTTCAACCCTGCGGGAGGCTCTTGCATCATCTGCAAGCATGGGTAAAAATGCGAGAGAAAGAATTGTATCCAACTTTCCGCTACAAAATAGACAAGCTGAACTGAAACGGCTTATCACAAAATGAAGCAGCTATCGAAGAACATCATTTCGCTCACGACAGCCGACGTTGCCTCCCGCCTGCTTGGATTTGTGTCAGTCGCTTACCTTGCGCGGACGCTTGGCCCATCGGATATGGGAGTATTGGCCGTCGGGATGGCAGTGCTGGCATACGGTGCTATATTCGCCGATGCTGGTCTGCCGATTCTCGGAACGCGAATTGTCGCCGCACAACAGATAGCCCACAGGACGGTCAGCAGAGAAATCCGCACCGCACGGCTGTTTCTTTCAATAATTTCGGTCTTCCTGGGCTGCGTAATTTTTTTCATCTTTGAAAAAAGATCCGATATCCAAACCGTTACCTGCCTCTATCTGATGGCTTTGCTCCCCTCTGCTCTCCTCCTAGACTGGTTCTTCCAAGGCATCAGCGATATGCTCACCCTCTCTAAGGCACGTGTTTTAGGTATGGCGGTCTATCTCGCTGCTGTCATCTCTTTTGTCAGAGAGGGAGCACATTTAATGTGGGTCCCAACAGCGTGGTTCACAGGTACAGCTGCTCAAGCTTGGTATCTCTGGTCCTCTTATAAAAAAATCAGTCCAGACGATGTAAAATCTTCTGAACCGTCAGGCATCTTTAAATTGATACGGCAAGGGATCCCATTGGGATTGGCAACACTCATTTCACAGGTCGTGATCCAGTTTCCTCTTATATACCTCGGCCTCTTCGACAAAACAGAAAATGCAGGATTTTATAACGTCGCCTTCCGTGTAATTGTCCTCTTACTGGTAGTGGACAGAGTTTTCTATACGATGTTCTTCCCCGCCATCAGTCGCAGCTTCAGAGAAGACAGGCAAAGGCTGCCACAGAAAGTGGAGCAAACAATAAAGCTGATCACAGCCGGAGTTCTCTATATTGCTATCCTCGCAATTCTCGCGGGAGACACACTCTTTCCTCTTTTGTTTGGACAGGCCTTTGAACAATCCAGCATGATTTTCCAAACCCTTATCGTCTATTTCATTCTGACTGTTTTGAACAGCATATTCTCGTTTACGCTTATCGGCATAGAGAGAGAAAAATCCTATACACGTTCACTTATGATCGGAGCTGTTGGATTTTTTGCTTTTATGTCTCTTCCGATTCCACTCCCATCAACCTTGCTGGCGCCGCTGGCTCTCGCCCTATTCCAGGCTCTCAGCATGATCGTGATGAGTAGGGAATTGCAAGATACTCTGGCAATTTCTTCGTTTGGTCGCATCTTATTGACGATCGTAATTACGGTAGCTCTCACTGCGGTCTTTTCCGCCTGGGCAAACAGCAGTCCCCTCATCGCCACAGTGGGAGCAGTGATTATTTCGCCCTTCATTCTGGCGTGGTCAGCCGGTGTTAATCAGGAAGATATCAAATTTCTCAGGAAGGTTATCATATGAAGCTCACACCTGGTATCACCAGCTGCACACCGGAATGGCAGCTCATTTTGACGCAGATCGGCGTACCATTTTCTACGATTGATCTCTCAGTAACTTCCGGGATTTCCGATTGTCCGGCCATCATTGTCTCTTCCAGTCTTACCAACTCTGAAATACTTAAGGTGCTTGAATACGTCTCAAACGGCGGCACCATACTGATAGAAGCTGATACCGGACATCTCCTTTTCAACATCAAGACACAATCTTTGCATATCAAATATTTTGAACCGCAGTATGACGACATTTTTGCGGCGGTGAACGGCGGTTATTTCGATGGTCAGCTCAGGCTGCCTAAACATGGAACTCACCTGATGTCAGATTCAGGAAAGAACCTTGTCCAGATATACCGCCACGGCGAAGGAGTGGCGCTGATCTTGCCGGGTGGATTTATCCGCGGTGTATTGGACACCTCCGTCCGGCGGCGAAACTTTCCGACTAACGGTCCCACCTTTCCATCGGAACGCGTTTCAAGGCGATCCAAAGGAGTGATACGAGCGGTGGTTGAAAAGTCACTGCAGTTCCTTTTTCAAAAGCGGCAACTGCCGCTTGTTACGCTGTACCCTTTCCCAGATGGAGTATCTACTATTTTCAACTTCCGTATCGACACCGATTTTTCATCCGAAGACGATGTTAAACGACTGTACGATTTGTGCCGGAAGCACAATATTGAGGCTACCTGGTTTGTGGAGACAGCCAGCGCCGCGAACTGGATCAACCGCTACGCTCAAATGGAAAACCAGGAGATCGGTCTTCACTGCTTCAAGCATCGTCTGTTCGCATCCTTCAGCAAAAATCAGAAAAATGTACGGCAGGGAGTTGATCTTCTTACCTGCGAAAAATTACATCCCGACGGTTTTGCCGCACCTTTTGGACTTTGGAACAGATCACTATCAAAAGCAGTAGAGCACCACGGGTTTATCTACTCGTCAGAATTTGCATTAGACTACGACAACCTGCCGTTTTACCCATTTCTCAGGGAGCGATTTTCCACAGTGCTCCAAGTCCCAGTACACCCTGTTTCCACCAGTTTGCTGAGGAACGCCCGTCATACTTTTGATGATATGACAACCTATCTTGATTACGTTATTGCGAAACACGTACAATACCGTCTGCCTCTCTTTTTCTATGATCACCCTTCCAATGCTAATCTTGACGCCTTAAATTGGCTATTTGAACGTATCAGCAATATTAGCATCCGACAGATGAAACTTGGTGATTATGCTCGATGGTGGATTGAACGCACCTCCACAAAATGGACGCCACTTCTGGAAGACGGGCGAATCCGGATAAAACAGATCAACTGCCCTGCGTCCTTACATGTGCAAATCCACCGGGGTGTTCAGGAATGGGCGATCACTGAAATGAAAGACGAAATAAACATAAGCGATCTCTACTTCCAGCCCGAGGTGATAGCAAAAACAGAATCTCCCATGAGTGCCCGCTCAGCTTACACATGGAAGATGATGGTCAACGATATTCTTCACTACTACTGGAAATTCCGACTGTGAAAGTAACTCTTGCCAGCTATCACACAGCTATCCTGCGTCACGGCGGACCACAGACCCAGATTCTGCAAACGAAACGCTATCTTGAAGAGAGGGGCGTCGATGTGGAACTGTTCAATCCGTGGGCGGAACGGGCGACAGCTTTAGATAGCGATCTTTTCCACCTGTACGCATCTAACTTCGGAACGTACGATCTCGCCCGGTATCTTAATGCACACCTAGTGAGGTTCGTATCCAGTCCTATTTTCTACACCAGGCGATCCCCGAGAACCATAAGGTTTGTCTCAGCGGTCGAGAAAGTGATCAGGAAAACGGGTGGTTTCTGGTCAGATTACGGTTTTTCACGCGATATTTGCCACTGGTCAAAAATGGTCTTGCCCAATACGGCTTCGGAGGCGTCTCTCATTACTCAAGGATTGGGAATCCCAGTTTCCAAAACCGAAGTTGTCCCTAACGGCGTGGAAGAAAGATTTGAGCACGGGGACCCCGATCTTTTTGTCAAGAAATACGGCATAAATGATTTCATCTTGAACGTAGGACATATAGGTGTCGAGCGAAAAAATACGCTTGCACTCATTCGGGCTCTCAGGAAGATTGATCATCCGGCTGTGATTATTGGCAGAGTGTACCCTTCAGAAGAAGGAAACCTATGCCTCATGGAAGCGGAAGCAGACAAGAATCTTACACTGATTCAAGGGATCGACCACGATTCAGAAATGCTCGCTTCTGCCTACGCAGCGTGTAGTGTCTTCGCCCTTCCCGCAAAATATGAAACGCCAGGAATCGCGGCCCTAGAGGCTGGACTGGCCGGGGCACAGGTAGTTATCACACCTCACGGCGGAACCAAGGACTACTTTGAAGATATGGCGACCTATGTGGATCCATATTCAATTCCATCCATCGAGAGAGGTATCAGGAGTGCCTTGGATACGGGCCGGGACAGTCGCCTGCAGGAACACGTCAGAAAAAATTTTCTCTGGCAGAACGTAGCCGAAAAGACAGCAAACATCTACCGTAGAATTCTCGATTCCACCCCGGCTCTCTGATACGCTGATTCTCCCTGTTCTGACAGATGACAAAAAGGGTAAAAACGACCGTATGAACGTATCCGTAATCGTCTCCGTCCATAACGCCGAAGACATCCTTCCTGTAACGTTGCCCGCTCTTCTCAACCAGGACTACTCCGAGGGTACAATTGAATTTATAGTCGTCGATGACAGCTCCTCTGACGCAACGCCCGCAGTGCTTGAAAACAGGGAATGGAATGACCGCTGCAAAATCATTCGCCATACGGAGAATCGAGGGCGGTGTGCAACAAGAAATTCTGGAATTAAAGCTGCAAATGGCGATCTGATAATTTTTATCGATTGCGACATTGAGGTGGAATCGACATTTGTCAGCAGGCATGTTGAGAAGCATAAGGATTTTAAAATTACCGGTGTCCTTTCCAACCTCAGACCCTACACGGACGAATTGAAGAACAAATATCACCGCTACCTTTTCCACGGCAATCGAGGGGCACAGCTGGTTGGCAGCCACAAGCCGTTACCGTTCAGATACTTCATCATGACATGTTCTTCAGTAAAAACTGAAGCCGTCAAGAGGACCGGCTTGTTCAACGAAAATCTTCCCGGTTACGGTATTGATCTTCATTATGCATACCGCCTCTGGAAAAATTTCTCCGATGGACTCTATTTCGACCCCGACATTACTGTCCGCATGCATAAACTCAAATCGATCAGCCGGGCTCTCGATGACTTCACCGATTATGGCCGCAGGAATGTCCCCATCATCTTGAAAGAATTTCCCGAACTGGCACCATACGTAGGAGCTGATTTCGTAAAAGCGCCGGGGCAGCATGTCTCCTTCAGAAATGTTATTGGCAGCATCTTTATCAACCAGGCAATGATGGCACTGGCAAGGGGGTTCTACCTGTTACTGCCTTTCCCCTTGAGTAATGCCTTTATCCGTTATCTAATGGCAGCATCCATTGTCACTGGTTACCGCGCCACGATTGATTAAGATGGCTGACGTCCACATCGGAACGAGTGGATACAGCTTTCAGGATTGGAAAGGACGGTTCTATCCTTCCAGTATAACGGACGGGGAAATGCTGCTCCACTATGCCAAGCATTTCTCATGCGCTGAAGTGAACTCAACCTACTACCGTATCCCCCATCCCAAGGTTTTCCATCATATGGTACAGAAGGTGCCCAAGGATTTCGAGTTCATTATTAAGGTGCACTCTGATGTAACACACAAGAGGGAAAAAACCGGAAGTTCACTTGCCAGTCTCGCCCTCTCCATCCAGCCAATTGTTGATGAAAATATGTTCTCTGGCTATCTGGCCCAATTCCCGTACTCATTCAAGAATAGACAGCCGAACAGGCAGTACCTGGCTCGCCTGTCGCAGCTGACCGATCCGCAGCCACTATTTGTAGAGTTCCGTCATGCCAGCTGGGCCACTCCGCCACTCTACGACTTTTTGAGCGAACACCGTTTGAACTACGTTAATGTGGACGAGCCGGCCCTGCCCAATCTTCTTCTTCCACAAGTGATCACTACATCGGACACTGGCTACGTCCGTTTTCACGGACGTAATGCCGACACATGGTGGGACAAAAACAAGGGTGATCGCTATGACTATTTTTATTCACAAGAAGAACTTGCAGGCTGGCAGGAAGATATACAAGGCGTACTCAACCGCGTAAAAAATATGTATCTTTTTTTCAACAACTGTCATCATGGACATGCGGCACAGAATGCTCTCGATATGAAGGCGCTATTCTACATTTGATGCGCGTCGCTTCCCTCGATCTCGGCACCAACACACTGCTCCTCACCATTGCCGATCTGGACCAATCATCACTCAAGCCGTTGTACGAAGATGCAGTCATAATCCGTCTGGGGCAGAACCTTAAAGACGGCGGGGCCCTGCATCCGGATGCCAAGAAGCGATGCCTGCAAGCTATCGAGAACTACCTTTCCATTATCAGCAGTTACGACGTGGGAGAGACTATTGCCGTAGGAACGGCCGCGCTCAGAAAAGCCAGCGATGGTGAGCAATTTGTTAAGGAAATCGCAGAACGATATAACATCAATTTTGAAATTATCTCCGGCAAAGAGGAAGCGAGATTGACCTTTAAGTCGACCCAGCACGAATTCCCAGTAGTTGAAAAGGAGCTTCTGATGTTTGACATTGGTGGTGGTTCTACGGAGATCGTCACGGGAGATCTGAACGACATCACCTCCATGACAAGCCTGCCCGTAGGGACAGTAAATTTGACGGAAGAGTTCATGTCACACGATCCCGCAACTCCCTCGGAGATGGCAACCACAGGTAATCGCATTACAGATGTTTTAAGTAGAATTACAGTAAATCAAACAGAGTTTAAAGGTGTCGGCGTGGCCGGGACAGTAACAACCCTGAAAGCAATCTCGTTAAAGATGAGCGACTCCAACCACGGCCTGATTCACAAATCTGTTCTCACTCGGGATGAAATTACCGAACTTGCACACAGACTAACCACCATGACCCTGAAAGAACGATTACGCCTGAAAGGATTGCCAGAGAAACGGGCAGATATAATTCATGTTGGAGCCGTTATAACGCAGGCCATTGTGCATCGATTCGGTCTGTCCGAGATACATGTGAGTGACCGCGGCCTTAGATGGGGTGTGCTGTACGACCGGATGGAAAAGCTCAGCTAAACTGGTATACTCCACTAATTCGAGTCTTCATCTTCGGAAAGTTTCTTGCTTGCTTCGTACAGAAAATCTTTCTGCTTCTTCGTCAGACTGTCGTATCCTGAAGCGTTAATCTTATCCAGGATCTGATCAACCTCCAGACGGAGTTTTTCTCTTTTATCGCGCTGTCTGTGCCGATAACGTCCTTTAATATCGCCTTTGGCATTATGAAGGAGCATAGTCACGGCGGTGAGCTGAATCGTTGATTTCAGGTAAAGAAAACCTATGACCATTCCGGAGAGATGGGTCAGATGGGCAACATTTGAATAGCCGGGATTAAGTGATGACAGGAAAGCCAAAGCGCCGATGAAGACGACGAAATACTTCACTTGCACAGGCAGGAAGAAATAGAGATAGATATAGCGATTGGGGAACATCAGTCCATAAGCCAAGAGAATACCGTACACTGCACCACTGGCTCCAACGACGGGAATGAGCGCATTGAGATTGAACAGGACAGTAATAATCCCGGATCCTACGCCTGTGAGAAAGTAATATCTGAAGAACTCTTTCTTGCCCCAGGTTGTCTCCAGCTCAGAGCCAAACATCCAGAGGACAAACATGTTGATCAGCACATGCCAGAATCCGCCGTGGAAGAAGAGGTAGGTAAACGGCTGCCAGATCATCAACTGCTTCCATGTAGCGCGCGGTACAATGCCAAAAAGCTGAAATAGGAGACGCTCCTGGCCTGACAGAGTCTGAAGCAGGAAAATGATCAGATTGATCGAGACGAGCAGTTTGATAGCGTCAGTAAACAGACGCGGCCTGTAGGAACTGCCCCTGAAGAAATTACTCTGGTATTGGTATCTCATCCTTCAACAATCTGGGGTGTTCTCTCATGAACTGAAGCGAGATGTCCCACACTTTTTCTCTTTCACAATCGTAGGTAAGCACATGGGACGATTCCTCAAAAGAAAAGAACTGTTTGTCCGCAGAACCGATAGCGTCATAGACCATGGGACCGTTAATATAAGGAGCTGTTGTATCAGATTTCGAGTGCATAATCACGGCGGGGCATGAGATCTCATTAAGAAGATGCCTGGCTCTTTTTGTCAGCTTCAGTACTTCTGACGCTGCGCGCAGCGGATAGACCTCATAGCCGAAGAATGGGCGCGGCATGTCTTTCTTATAAACTTTCGTTTTAGGTTCATAATCCTTAAACCATTTGGTTGCGTGCGATAGATAAGCAGTCCAACTCTTGAACTTGAAAATGGCTGGTGAATACAGAATCAAACCGGAGAGATCAAATCGGGAAGCCACATGTATTCCTAGAGACGTTCCCATGCTGAAGCCCGCCACAAAGACATCTTCGAACTCCTCCGCAAGAGCGGCAGAGCCCGACATCACTGTTTCTATCCAGTCTTCCTGTGTTTTTGTGTTGCAGTCGTGGGGAGAGGTTCCGTGGCCCGGCAGTATGTCAGCAACGGCTGTTATACCGTTAGCAGCAAGGAATCTGCCGAAGTCGTCAAGCTCAAATGTGCTGCCCGTGAAACCGTGGATCAAATAACAGGCAGTGCCACCACTCCCGTCATAGCGGAAACCTTCACTCTTAATTCTGGGGCTGAGGAATTCATTCATGAAAAAACTTTCTCCATCACTTTCAGAGATTTGACTTCTCTGAGTCCTTCAATATGGTACCTCATGTACTCGATTAGAAAATGCCCTATCTCCTGCCGATCTCCTTTACGCGGAACGATCGATATAACATCTTCAAGCGTGCCATGCTGAATATTACGGAGAATCCCTAATGCGCGCGCGGAAATAGGCGTACCCATATCGCCATTACATTTATCACAAACCAATTCGCCATATTCCAGCGAAAAACGGCCGTGATCAAATTTCACAGAACAGCGTGGACATTTGGATAGACTCGGATGAAATCCCATATGAGAAAGAAGATGAATCTCGAAATACCAGAATAGAAGATTCATATTACCGTCAACACTGTTGATACTTTTGAGAACATCTACAATCAGTTGAAACAGTTCTTCATGCGGTTCCACACCCGTCACCGCCTTATCAGTGAGCTCAGCTACGGCAAAACCATAAGACATCTTACGAAAGTCTTTTTTCAGAGATGACCATGTCTCAATATATTCCGCCTTTGAAAAAATCTGTAACTGTCTCTTGGTGTTATGATAGAATATAAGATTCAGGTAGTTCAGCGGCTCCAGATAGCCACTCTGTAGCACTTTGCTTTTGCGGATTCCTTTTCCAATAACTGATATTTTGCCGAATTCCCGGGTATAGATGCGGGCGATTTTGCTGGTATCACCGTAAGGAAAACTTTTAAGTACAACCGCTTTGGTCTTCTCCAGCGCCATTCTGACAGCAGCCTTATAATAGAGCCAACTTCCTTTTATCAGTAGGCTTTAGCAAAGATAACTTCATACTTGGCCGGTTTTGCACTGTATACACATTTGAGACCATCGGGATGCTCATCAAAAGGGATACATCTGATGGTAGCATTTGTTTCATCTTTGATGGCCTCCTCCGTTTCAGGATTACCATCCCAGCCGCACCGGATGAATCCACCGGTGGATGACATGATCTCTTTGAAATCGCTGTAATTCTTTACAGTATGCGTATTCGCCCGCTGGAAATCTTTGGATTGTTGATAGAGTAATAACTGAATTTCGTCCAGAAGCCGGTTCACTTCCGACACAATATTCTCTTTCGACACCTCCAATTTCTCGCCAGTATCCCGCCGCACAGCTACTGCCTGCCCTGCTTCTATGTCTCTCGCGCCCACCTCCAGGCGTACCGGTGCACCCTTCATTTCCCATTCATTGAACTTGAATCCGGGACTGACCTGCAACCGATCATCAACGTGGATTCTTCGATTCATTTTCTCCAGTGTCTTGATGTCAGACTTTAGATAATCTGCAGCCTGTGCTATTTCGTTTTCCGACTTACCGATCGGTACAACTACCACTTCGTAAGGCGCTACCGCTGGAGGAAGTCTCAAACCTTTATCATCTCCGTGTACCATAACGAGTGCACCGATCAGCCTGGTGCTGACGCCCCAACTCGTCGCGTAGACGTGCTCCAGACGGTTATCCTCAGTCTGAAAGGTCACGTCAAAAGCTTTGGCAAAATTCTGTCCTAAGTTATGAGAGGTACCGGCCTGCAGCGCCCGTCTGTCGCCCATCATTGCTTCGATACAATAGGTGTGATCAGCACCGGCAAATTTCTCAACCTCTGTCTTGCGCCCCACGATGACCGGCACCGCCAGCACATCTTCCACCACCTCACGATAGATTTCGAGAATTGTCCTCGTCTCCTCTTCCGCCTCCTCAAGGGTAGCGTGGGCTGTGTGCCCCTCCTGCCAAAGGAATTCCGTGGTACGCAAGAAAAGTCGCGTCCTCATCTCCCATCGCACAACATTCGCCCACTGATTGATGAGCAGTGGCAGATCGCGGTAGGACTGGATCCATTTCTTATACATGGCCCAGATAACCGTCTCCGATGTGGGGCGGACAATTACTTCTTCTTCCAACGCTGAATTTGGATCAACTGCAAGACCTCCGTCCGGATTGGCCATCAGCCGGTGGTGCGTCACAACAGCACATTCCTTGGCAAATCCCTCTACATGCTCGGCTTCCCTTGCCAGAAATGACTTGGGAATAAAGAGAGGAAAGTACGCGTTGACATGTCCCGTCTCTTTGAAGCGGCGGTCGAACGCCTCCTGCACACTGGTCCAGACAGAATAACCGTAGGGCCTTATCACCATTGTCCCTTTGACGGGACCGTAATCCGCCAACTCCGCTTTCGTCACCACATCGGTGTACCAGCGGGCATAGTCTTCACTCTTGGGTGTGACGCCTTTTGCCATGGGATTTAAACCGCTTCTTCGTCTCCGGCGAACACAAATTTACTTTTGTTCCACGAATTAAAATACTGTTGAGACTTACCGGCTGAAGAGTGGACGCTCTCGCTCGTTCAGGAGCTGAAGTAACCGTTCAGGACTGATAACACGCTATCAACATCCCCCGCATCAACGCCCCGATTCGTCACCATTCTGAACTTGCCGGGACCTATCGTCAGAAAACGAATACCTTCATCTTCCATGGCGCTTACTACCTCATCAGCTGTCCTGGAATTATCCACTAGATCGAAGTAAAGGATGTTGGTGTAGACCTTGCCAAGGTCGATCTCGAGGCCGGGGACGGCATCGATACCTTCGGCGAGGCGGCGAGCGTTGGCGTGATCCTCGGCCAGCCGCTCAACCGTTTCATCAAGCGCCACGAGCCCCGATGCAGCAACGATACCGGCCTGACGCATACCACCGCCCAGACCTTTTCGTACCCGCCGCGCCTTTCTGATGAACGCTTCCGTGCCGCAGACTAGAGAGCCCACCGGTGCGGATAATCCTTTCGACAAGCAGAAGGAGACGGATTCTGCATTTGCCACAAGAGTATCCGCATCCAAACCGAGTGTCACAGCAGCATTGAAAATCCTCGCACCATCAACATGTAAGGAGATCTCCCGCCTGTGAGCGAAGTCCGCCACATCGTCCATGTATTCTTTTGTCAGCGGAACTCCATGGCAGACGTTATGGGTGTTTTCCAGACAGATGAGTCTCGTGCGGGGAAAATGGACATTGTCCGCTCTGATAGCAGCTTCCATTTCGTTCAAGTCGATAGTGCCGTCGGGCTGGTTCTTCAGTGTACGAGGATGAATGCCGCCGTATGCCGAAATACCTCCCGCCTCGTAGAGGAAGGTGTGAGCTTTGTCTCCCAGTATAACTTCATCTCCCCGCTCACAATGGGTCAGAACAGAGACAAGGTTAGCCATGGTACCGCTGGGGACAAGGAGGGCCGCCTCCTTGCCTATTATATCAGCTGTCCTGCGTTCGAGCCTATTGACGGTAGGATCGTCTTCAAATACGTCATCACCGAGTTCGGCATCGAAAATAGCCTGACGCATGGCGTCGGTGGGGAGTGTGACAGTGTCGCTGCGTAGATCAATGACCTTCATTTCTTCCTCCGGCAAACAATCGGTGGAGAACCCATAAGGAATTTAGCGGGGGTGGCGTCCCGTTTCAATGGATTTGTTCTACTCTGCAGTTTACGTAGATTCGAGCCGTGATCTCAAAGACAGAACTCAAGCGCATTAGAAGCCTGCGCCAGAAGAAGTACAGACGGCAATACCGCCGGTTTCTCGTGGAAGGGGTACGTCTGGTGGAGGAGGCCCTATCCGCTGATGCCGATGTGGTGGCAGTGGCCCACACGAACGAATTGCTCCAGAGCGAACGCGGCGCGAAGCTGATCCACGGTATTGACAAACACGGCATCCCGCGACATGAGGTCACGGAGCACGACCTGAAATCAATATCGGATACAGTTCACAGTCAGGGGATCATTGCTGTAGCTAGCATTTCCGAACCATCTCCTATAGAAGAAGCT
Protein-coding sequences here:
- a CDS encoding oligosaccharide flippase family protein, translating into MKQLSKNIISLTTADVASRLLGFVSVAYLARTLGPSDMGVLAVGMAVLAYGAIFADAGLPILGTRIVAAQQIAHRTVSREIRTARLFLSIISVFLGCVIFFIFEKRSDIQTVTCLYLMALLPSALLLDWFFQGISDMLTLSKARVLGMAVYLAAVISFVREGAHLMWVPTAWFTGTAAQAWYLWSSYKKISPDDVKSSEPSGIFKLIRQGIPLGLATLISQVVIQFPLIYLGLFDKTENAGFYNVAFRVIVLLLVVDRVFYTMFFPAISRSFREDRQRLPQKVEQTIKLITAGVLYIAILAILAGDTLFPLLFGQAFEQSSMIFQTLIVYFILTVLNSIFSFTLIGIEREKSYTRSLMIGAVGFFAFMSLPIPLPSTLLAPLALALFQALSMIVMSRELQDTLAISSFGRILLTIVITVALTAVFSAWANSSPLIATVGAVIISPFILAWSAGVNQEDIKFLRKVII
- a CDS encoding DUF72 domain-containing protein; translation: MADVHIGTSGYSFQDWKGRFYPSSITDGEMLLHYAKHFSCAEVNSTYYRIPHPKVFHHMVQKVPKDFEFIIKVHSDVTHKREKTGSSLASLALSIQPIVDENMFSGYLAQFPYSFKNRQPNRQYLARLSQLTDPQPLFVEFRHASWATPPLYDFLSEHRLNYVNVDEPALPNLLLPQVITTSDTGYVRFHGRNADTWWDKNKGDRYDYFYSQEELAGWQEDIQGVLNRVKNMYLFFNNCHHGHAAQNALDMKALFYI
- a CDS encoding glycosyltransferase family 4 protein, whose protein sequence is MKVTLASYHTAILRHGGPQTQILQTKRYLEERGVDVELFNPWAERATALDSDLFHLYASNFGTYDLARYLNAHLVRFVSSPIFYTRRSPRTIRFVSAVEKVIRKTGGFWSDYGFSRDICHWSKMVLPNTASEASLITQGLGIPVSKTEVVPNGVEERFEHGDPDLFVKKYGINDFILNVGHIGVERKNTLALIRALRKIDHPAVIIGRVYPSEEGNLCLMEAEADKNLTLIQGIDHDSEMLASAYAACSVFALPAKYETPGIAALEAGLAGAQVVITPHGGTKDYFEDMATYVDPYSIPSIERGIRSALDTGRDSRLQEHVRKNFLWQNVAEKTANIYRRILDSTPAL
- a CDS encoding polysaccharide deacetylase family protein — translated: MKLTPGITSCTPEWQLILTQIGVPFSTIDLSVTSGISDCPAIIVSSSLTNSEILKVLEYVSNGGTILIEADTGHLLFNIKTQSLHIKYFEPQYDDIFAAVNGGYFDGQLRLPKHGTHLMSDSGKNLVQIYRHGEGVALILPGGFIRGVLDTSVRRRNFPTNGPTFPSERVSRRSKGVIRAVVEKSLQFLFQKRQLPLVTLYPFPDGVSTIFNFRIDTDFSSEDDVKRLYDLCRKHNIEATWFVETASAANWINRYAQMENQEIGLHCFKHRLFASFSKNQKNVRQGVDLLTCEKLHPDGFAAPFGLWNRSLSKAVEHHGFIYSSEFALDYDNLPFYPFLRERFSTVLQVPVHPVSTSLLRNARHTFDDMTTYLDYVIAKHVQYRLPLFFYDHPSNANLDALNWLFERISNISIRQMKLGDYARWWIERTSTKWTPLLEDGRIRIKQINCPASLHVQIHRGVQEWAITEMKDEINISDLYFQPEVIAKTESPMSARSAYTWKMMVNDILHYYWKFRL
- a CDS encoding glycosyltransferase family 4 protein → FIEDDVRLLEEFSDVKWICAHGLFTAVRIKWSMLFSDVGIAWFASVYSAILVFTARFLRKTSIIIVGGADLITDSHLGYGLLLSPWKRPFIRYALRRATHVLPTSEHLRRAALEVGEYEGDNLSTVPPGLDSNFWQPGDQKENIILTVARCTTKDRILIKGIDLLFQVAEEMSDISFQILGVEENLLSRNDFVVPKNVIVSPSMSQEKLLNYYQRSAVYCQLSRVESFGIATAEAMLCGCVPVVTDVGGLPEVIGDSGLLVSPDKPETFASTLREALASSASMGKNARERIVSNFPLQNRQAELKRLITK
- a CDS encoding glycosyltransferase family 2 protein, with the protein product MNVSVIVSVHNAEDILPVTLPALLNQDYSEGTIEFIVVDDSSSDATPAVLENREWNDRCKIIRHTENRGRCATRNSGIKAANGDLIIFIDCDIEVESTFVSRHVEKHKDFKITGVLSNLRPYTDELKNKYHRYLFHGNRGAQLVGSHKPLPFRYFIMTCSSVKTEAVKRTGLFNENLPGYGIDLHYAYRLWKNFSDGLYFDPDITVRMHKLKSISRALDDFTDYGRRNVPIILKEFPELAPYVGADFVKAPGQHVSFRNVIGSIFINQAMMALARGFYLLLPFPLSNAFIRYLMAASIVTGYRATID
- a CDS encoding Ppx/GppA phosphatase family protein, with product MRVASLDLGTNTLLLTIADLDQSSLKPLYEDAVIIRLGQNLKDGGALHPDAKKRCLQAIENYLSIISSYDVGETIAVGTAALRKASDGEQFVKEIAERYNINFEIISGKEEARLTFKSTQHEFPVVEKELLMFDIGGGSTEIVTGDLNDITSMTSLPVGTVNLTEEFMSHDPATPSEMATTGNRITDVLSRITVNQTEFKGVGVAGTVTTLKAISLKMSDSNHGLIHKSVLTRDEITELAHRLTTMTLKERLRLKGLPEKRADIIHVGAVITQAIVHRFGLSEIHVSDRGLRWGVLYDRMEKLS